In a genomic window of Bacteroidota bacterium:
- a CDS encoding DUF3857 domain-containing protein, translating into MTRLQTLILTLAVFFCGVVAFASSSNDLVEKGWKSLEPAPAPGGGQSEAEKYFKEAIDADKSNTRAHLGLSLLYEMQERKLEAWNAFRNVLTTEQNYYPYLSAQWLYTWDDKLRNSPASGMIGLLNQLTEKANPDGMMKAQAAEQLGTHFMNRGDLPQARGWFNTMNAITQWMVIGPFDNISASGFDKAFPPEYEFDQSKTYEGKNGIPATWFEPKAIRFDRWVDFTRYFAFSQAVYYANAFIFSPKKQSAWIRIGTSGSLKAFLNDEEIIRYFDENNNDLDTYIIETELQEGWNRLLVKCGYSEITRCNFMVRVTGSSGDPIDGLNISLSAQPYTVKPGAQSRHVENFAEAFFKEEIKNHPGRLENYVLLAQVYLMNDKAVEAELQLRQALKRSPNNILLVNKILEAYIRGQKFDEMTQTLEKLLTIEPHAPNAITYRIQQAIDNEDYETAERSLQQLKSLLPDSEQAYRQEIALYRKKKQNEKVLELNKEAYTKHPDVWEFAYLEATLAQTRQRNTDRAKQIVAHYLKNNYNANALSTLAEYSLTSSLSEWEAYYAKMIELEPAAPGYHYKMAKVYSSLELYDKAVQAMRRAIDMCPNSDSYWSELGELHRIMNDIPQAMGAYQSALKFNPANYDAREKLRELQGKKSIFSHFQSAGIDSAVKASPKSADYPNDNGAILLDDTKRVVFDKGTSMSQHELLVKLFNKTGIDQYKEFGVPYNPYTETLIIEKAVVIKKDGSEVKADVSRNAMVFKQLEENDCVYIKWKTKNHYNGRLSNQFWDENYFNGGYPVVLARFSLLVPEQLVFNHRTQHMPDNPVKRTTEDGLLYEWSLGNEPAIVYEAGMPPLTDVAKVLYISSIQSWDYLVDWYTDLARTKTRSTFEIREQVEELFEGKKNLTEEEKIRIVYDFITENIRYSSVPFRQSPLVPQKARDVLVNRIGDCKDVATLCIAMLREVGITAHHVLVNTADQGSNANILPTIAFNHAIAAVETEQGIRYLDLTANNFPYGSAPSPDINAFSLLIAPNNTKPGYLGKKEFSPSNVHRKTTVTIAVDNSISVRHESKRTGVETASVRFFYRDRSPSDREKLYVQGLTSDFPNVRLTSLSFTGLDTVTDVVTVSSGFEVPDYVSESGRFRFLKLPWADKLGPNSALVHDTRMYPIVDYSHEDTLREQLTVKLPKGYVVEGLPPKAKLTSEAAEYSVSYKLSGGALLATREFIRKKNTVLPEEYAAYRKFYNDALKEDTRQIVLRKK; encoded by the coding sequence GTGACAAGACTTCAGACGCTCATCCTAACACTTGCTGTCTTTTTCTGCGGAGTTGTTGCTTTTGCCTCATCATCGAACGATTTGGTTGAGAAGGGGTGGAAGTCGCTTGAGCCGGCCCCGGCCCCGGGAGGCGGACAATCCGAAGCTGAGAAATACTTCAAGGAGGCAATCGATGCGGACAAATCCAACACCCGGGCACATCTCGGACTTTCTTTACTGTACGAGATGCAAGAACGAAAACTCGAAGCGTGGAATGCGTTCCGCAACGTCCTGACAACGGAGCAGAACTATTACCCCTACCTCTCGGCGCAATGGCTCTATACGTGGGACGACAAGTTGCGCAATTCGCCTGCTTCCGGCATGATCGGACTGCTGAATCAACTCACGGAAAAAGCCAACCCGGACGGAATGATGAAAGCGCAGGCAGCCGAGCAATTAGGCACACATTTCATGAACCGGGGCGACTTGCCGCAGGCACGGGGCTGGTTCAACACAATGAACGCCATTACGCAGTGGATGGTGATCGGGCCGTTCGACAATATTTCGGCTTCGGGATTTGACAAGGCGTTTCCGCCGGAATATGAATTTGATCAATCGAAAACGTATGAGGGAAAAAACGGGATTCCGGCAACGTGGTTCGAACCGAAGGCGATACGATTTGACCGATGGGTCGATTTCACGCGTTACTTTGCTTTCTCACAAGCGGTGTACTATGCCAACGCTTTCATCTTCTCCCCGAAGAAGCAGTCCGCATGGATACGCATCGGAACGTCGGGATCGCTGAAGGCATTTCTGAATGATGAGGAGATCATCCGGTACTTTGATGAAAACAACAACGATCTCGACACCTATATCATCGAAACCGAATTGCAGGAAGGCTGGAACCGGCTCCTCGTCAAATGCGGCTATTCCGAGATCACGCGCTGTAATTTCATGGTACGCGTCACAGGCTCATCCGGTGATCCCATCGACGGATTGAACATCTCTCTTTCTGCACAACCCTACACGGTAAAGCCGGGCGCCCAGAGCAGGCATGTCGAGAATTTTGCCGAGGCGTTCTTCAAGGAAGAAATCAAGAATCATCCCGGGCGGCTGGAGAATTACGTTCTCCTTGCCCAAGTCTACCTTATGAATGACAAAGCTGTTGAGGCCGAACTGCAGTTGCGGCAAGCGCTGAAACGTTCTCCCAACAACATTCTTCTTGTCAACAAGATACTTGAAGCGTACATCCGGGGACAGAAGTTTGACGAGATGACACAAACTCTCGAGAAGCTGCTTACGATTGAGCCCCATGCTCCGAATGCCATCACGTATCGCATTCAACAGGCTATTGACAATGAGGATTATGAGACGGCGGAACGTTCGTTGCAACAATTGAAATCGCTTCTTCCCGATTCCGAGCAAGCATACCGCCAGGAGATTGCCCTCTATAGAAAGAAGAAGCAGAACGAGAAGGTGCTTGAGCTGAACAAGGAGGCGTATACCAAACATCCCGATGTGTGGGAGTTTGCATATCTCGAAGCGACTCTTGCCCAAACACGGCAGCGCAATACCGATCGCGCAAAGCAGATCGTCGCGCACTATCTGAAGAACAACTACAACGCCAACGCATTGAGCACGCTTGCGGAATACAGCCTCACATCGAGCCTCTCCGAATGGGAAGCATACTATGCGAAGATGATCGAGCTGGAACCGGCGGCACCGGGATACCACTACAAAATGGCGAAAGTCTATTCCTCTCTTGAGTTGTACGACAAAGCTGTACAAGCTATGCGCCGGGCAATAGACATGTGCCCGAACAGCGATTCATACTGGTCGGAATTGGGTGAATTGCATCGCATCATGAATGACATTCCACAGGCAATGGGGGCTTATCAATCGGCGTTGAAATTCAACCCCGCCAACTACGATGCGCGTGAAAAGCTCCGCGAACTGCAGGGGAAGAAATCGATCTTCTCACATTTCCAATCTGCAGGCATAGACAGCGCGGTCAAGGCCTCGCCCAAATCGGCCGACTATCCGAACGATAACGGCGCCATCCTGCTGGACGATACGAAGCGGGTTGTGTTCGACAAGGGAACGTCAATGTCGCAACACGAGTTGCTTGTGAAATTGTTCAATAAAACCGGGATTGACCAGTACAAGGAGTTCGGCGTTCCGTACAATCCCTACACGGAAACGCTTATCATCGAAAAGGCTGTTGTGATCAAAAAGGACGGGTCGGAGGTGAAAGCCGACGTTTCGAGAAATGCGATGGTATTCAAGCAGCTTGAGGAGAATGATTGCGTTTACATCAAGTGGAAAACAAAGAACCACTACAATGGCCGGCTATCCAATCAATTCTGGGACGAGAACTATTTCAACGGCGGATACCCCGTTGTGCTTGCCCGGTTCAGCCTGCTTGTTCCCGAACAACTCGTGTTCAACCACCGGACGCAACACATGCCCGACAATCCGGTGAAACGAACAACCGAAGATGGCTTGCTGTATGAATGGTCGCTCGGCAACGAGCCGGCAATCGTGTACGAGGCGGGGATGCCTCCGCTTACCGACGTTGCGAAGGTGCTGTATATTTCCAGCATCCAATCGTGGGATTACTTGGTGGATTGGTATACAGACCTCGCGAGAACGAAAACACGCAGCACGTTCGAAATCCGTGAGCAGGTCGAGGAATTGTTCGAAGGAAAGAAGAATCTGACAGAAGAGGAGAAAATCAGAATCGTCTACGACTTCATCACCGAAAACATCCGGTACAGCAGCGTGCCGTTCAGGCAGTCGCCGCTTGTGCCGCAAAAGGCGCGTGACGTTCTCGTGAACCGCATCGGTGATTGTAAGGACGTTGCCACACTGTGCATAGCTATGTTGCGTGAAGTCGGCATCACGGCGCATCATGTTCTCGTCAACACGGCGGATCAGGGGTCGAATGCAAACATCCTGCCGACCATCGCGTTCAATCATGCAATTGCGGCGGTGGAAACCGAGCAAGGAATCCGCTATCTCGATTTGACGGCAAACAATTTTCCGTACGGCTCTGCTCCGTCTCCCGATATCAATGCGTTCTCTCTTCTCATTGCCCCGAACAACACAAAGCCGGGGTATCTCGGCAAAAAGGAATTCAGCCCCAGCAACGTGCATCGAAAGACAACAGTAACGATTGCCGTCGACAACAGCATCAGCGTCCGGCATGAATCGAAGAGAACGGGCGTCGAGACGGCAAGCGTACGGTTTTTCTATCGCGATAGAAGCCCATCGGATAGGGAGAAACTCTATGTGCAGGGGCTGACATCGGACTTCCCCAACGTACGGTTGACTTCGCTGAGTTTCACCGGCCTTGATACCGTTACGGATGTTGTGACCGTGAGTTCGGGATTCGAAGTGCCTGACTATGTGTCCGAATCGGGAAGGTTCAGGTTTCTCAAGCTGCCGTGGGCGGATAAGCTCGGCCCGAACTCCGCTCTTGTACACGATACGCGGATGTATCCCATCGTGGACTACTCGCACGAAGATACATTGCGGGAGCAACTTACCGTCAAGCTTCCGAAAGGATACGTCGTGGAAGGCCTCCCCCCGAAAGCGAAGCTCACCTCCGAAGCAGCGGAGTATTCGGTTTCATACAAACTGTCGGGAGGGGCGTTATTGGCGACGCGTGAGTTTATCAGAAAGAAGAACACCGTTCTGCCGGAAGAATACGCCGCGTACAGGAAGTTTTACAACGACGCGTTGAAGGAAGACACAAGGCAGATTGTCTTGAGGAAGAAATGA
- a CDS encoding addiction module protein translates to MELTLEEMAMRLLGLPASSRAMLAERLIESLDETEDDEVERLWIQEAEVRLQSILEGKAKTRPADQVFREAREKLG, encoded by the coding sequence ATGGAATTAACTCTTGAAGAGATGGCCATGAGACTGCTTGGTCTCCCGGCGTCTTCGCGTGCGATGCTTGCCGAAAGACTCATTGAAAGTCTTGACGAGACAGAAGACGACGAAGTCGAACGTCTATGGATTCAAGAAGCGGAGGTTCGTCTTCAATCTATTCTTGAGGGCAAAGCAAAAACCCGGCCCGCTGATCAAGTTTTTCGGGAAGCACGAGAGAAGCTTGGATGA
- a CDS encoding type II toxin-antitoxin system RelE/ParE family toxin: MDEASRIRFKCRAGNAGSGFFYEERQVKLGVAFLKEIERAVRRLIRFPESGVIVSQRIRRSMVKKFPYAVLYSNQPEKIVIVAVMHCRRKPGYWKKRLR; this comes from the coding sequence TTGGATGAAGCTTCTCGAATTCGATTCAAATGCCGAGCAGGAAATGCTGGAAGCGGCTTTTTCTATGAAGAACGTCAGGTGAAGCTTGGCGTTGCATTTCTGAAAGAGATAGAGAGGGCGGTCCGACGATTGATTCGGTTTCCTGAATCGGGGGTTATCGTTAGCCAGAGGATTCGCCGTTCAATGGTGAAGAAATTTCCATACGCTGTTCTGTACTCGAATCAACCGGAGAAAATCGTTATTGTTGCCGTAATGCACTGTCGAAGAAAACCGGGCTATTGGAAGAAGAGATTGCGATGA
- a CDS encoding DUF4159 domain-containing protein — MNKLTLVCIVVSLGVSEFVHTQPAKISSALKIARLKYSGGGDWYNDQSAEVNLLRFVRENTNIHVEPTYEFVDLNSEQLFTYPMLFMTGHGNISFNEQEVRRLRTYLENGGFLYADDDYGMDKAFRREMKKIFPGQELVELPFSHDIYRNQFEFPGGPPKTHEHDGKPAQGFGLFHNGRLVVYYTFESNPSDGWADPEVHNNTPQKREEALRFGTNIIVWALTN, encoded by the coding sequence ATGAACAAACTCACTCTTGTTTGTATTGTCGTGTCGCTTGGCGTGTCTGAATTCGTTCATACGCAGCCGGCAAAGATTTCCAGTGCCCTCAAAATTGCGCGGCTAAAATACTCCGGCGGCGGCGATTGGTACAATGATCAGTCGGCGGAAGTCAACCTGCTGAGGTTTGTCCGGGAGAATACCAACATCCACGTCGAGCCGACGTATGAATTTGTGGATCTGAACAGCGAGCAGTTGTTTACATACCCGATGCTGTTCATGACGGGGCATGGCAACATTTCCTTCAACGAGCAAGAGGTACGGCGTCTGCGAACATATTTGGAGAACGGCGGCTTTCTCTATGCCGATGACGACTATGGAATGGATAAGGCGTTCCGCCGCGAAATGAAGAAGATCTTTCCGGGACAAGAGCTTGTTGAACTACCGTTCAGCCACGACATCTATCGCAATCAGTTCGAATTCCCGGGCGGTCCGCCGAAAACACACGAGCATGACGGGAAGCCGGCACAGGGCTTCGGATTGTTTCATAACGGGCGGCTTGTTGTGTACTACACATTCGAATCCAACCCGAGCGATGGCTGGGCCGATCCCGAAGTTCATAACAACACTCCCCAAAAACGGGAAGAGGCCCTGAGGTTCGGAACAAACATCATTGTATGGGCGTTGACGAATTGA
- a CDS encoding peptidase M14: MAFTRLLKGKDPARTPNTLARHLFSVYEHYRVDHLGPHNCNHTNIREAVAACVSNSKGLLRVEQIGSSLEGRSINLITCGKGSKRVLLWSQMHGDEYTATLALMDILNLLVRRSSEEKWIHEMLEESTLYVLPMLNPDGAERRQRRTAQNIDMNRDARALITPEAQLLRTLQHRLKPQFGFNLHDQELWAVGDSKEVSAIALLAPALDRKRSTPMVRVRAMRVAALLTRVLAQFIPKNLATYDDAFEPRAFGDNMQLWGTSTVLVESGHWPGDREKKFIRKLNFVGILTALRCIANGSYQDAELDLYKDLPQNGKAIYDIIVRDVVLKHSLNGMPDWTQSVDIGLSIPANTNPNPVVATVKDIGDLSTYATLETINGTKRSISSSILKLEQEIPLSRLLDALQLYYR, translated from the coding sequence ATGGCTTTTACGAGATTACTCAAGGGGAAAGACCCCGCCCGGACCCCCAATACATTAGCCCGCCATCTTTTCTCCGTGTATGAACACTACCGCGTTGACCATCTCGGCCCGCACAACTGCAATCACACGAACATCCGGGAGGCTGTAGCGGCTTGTGTTTCGAACAGCAAGGGGTTGTTGAGGGTTGAACAGATAGGCTCATCGCTTGAGGGAAGAAGCATCAACCTCATCACCTGCGGAAAAGGAAGCAAGCGAGTTCTTCTCTGGTCACAAATGCATGGCGACGAGTATACGGCGACTCTTGCGTTGATGGATATCTTGAACTTACTCGTCCGAAGATCTTCAGAAGAGAAGTGGATTCATGAGATGCTGGAAGAGTCGACGCTGTATGTTCTTCCAATGCTGAATCCCGACGGTGCTGAGCGGAGGCAGCGGCGTACCGCGCAGAATATCGACATGAACCGTGATGCGCGGGCGTTGATTACGCCAGAGGCTCAACTGCTTCGCACTCTGCAGCACAGGCTCAAGCCGCAGTTCGGATTCAATCTGCACGATCAGGAGTTGTGGGCCGTCGGCGATTCCAAGGAAGTCTCCGCGATTGCTTTGCTTGCTCCGGCGCTTGACAGGAAGCGCTCAACGCCGATGGTACGCGTGCGTGCCATGCGCGTTGCCGCGCTGCTTACCCGCGTGCTGGCACAATTCATCCCGAAGAACCTTGCGACGTACGATGATGCGTTTGAGCCGCGGGCGTTCGGTGACAACATGCAGTTGTGGGGAACCAGCACCGTGCTTGTCGAGTCAGGTCACTGGCCCGGGGACAGGGAGAAAAAGTTCATTCGCAAACTGAACTTTGTCGGCATACTCACGGCTTTGCGATGTATCGCCAACGGCTCGTATCAGGATGCGGAACTTGATCTCTATAAAGATCTTCCTCAAAACGGCAAGGCAATCTATGATATCATTGTCCGCGATGTGGTTCTCAAACATTCTCTCAACGGAATGCCCGATTGGACGCAGAGTGTTGACATTGGCCTGAGCATTCCCGCCAATACCAATCCCAACCCTGTTGTTGCTACTGTCAAAGATATTGGCGACCTGAGTACGTACGCAACACTTGAAACGATCAACGGCACCAAGCGATCAATCTCATCTTCCATATTGAAGTTGGAGCAGGAAATTCCTCTTTCAAGGCTGCTCGACGCGCTGCAACTCTACTACAGGTAA
- a CDS encoding sigma-70 family RNA polymerase sigma factor, which yields MARAAVTQKQREFQGEALPHMDFLYNYALRMTFNAADAEDLVQETFLKAFRFWDSYEKGTNIRAWLFRIMKNAFINRYRKEKKEPETVEYQEVENFYNSVRESAVETSDLQESVFKNLLEDEVAVAIAELPEDFRTVVILCDIEELTYEEVAEFIDCPIGTVRSRLHRGRKLLRARLTEYARKRGYVEEKK from the coding sequence ATGGCACGGGCTGCCGTTACGCAAAAACAACGTGAATTTCAGGGTGAAGCCCTTCCGCATATGGACTTTCTGTACAACTATGCCTTGCGGATGACGTTTAATGCGGCCGATGCGGAAGACCTTGTTCAGGAGACGTTTTTGAAGGCGTTCCGGTTCTGGGACTCGTACGAGAAGGGAACGAATATCCGCGCGTGGTTGTTCAGAATCATGAAGAATGCGTTCATCAACCGCTACCGGAAAGAGAAGAAAGAGCCGGAGACGGTTGAGTACCAGGAAGTCGAGAACTTCTACAACAGCGTCCGCGAAAGCGCGGTTGAAACCAGCGACCTGCAGGAATCTGTTTTCAAGAACCTGCTGGAGGATGAAGTGGCTGTTGCGATTGCAGAGTTGCCGGAAGATTTTCGTACTGTGGTTATCCTCTGCGACATCGAAGAGTTGACCTACGAAGAGGTTGCAGAGTTCATCGATTGTCCCATCGGAACCGTTCGTTCACGGCTTCATCGGGGAAGAAAACTGTTGCGGGCCCGGCTCACGGAGTATGCCCGAAAGCGCGGGTACGTTGAAGAAAAGAAATAG
- a CDS encoding zf-HC2 domain-containing protein → MECRKYQEHITAAVDNALEKTERDALELHLADCPSCRNEFEVEKLTRNLVRTRCQRKRAPGHVLQHISQQLEQEASHGKPVAWWGSLVESTYFKPAVAFAAACVAIIFLVNNPSLNSPRVIEASLLPQNDIIKQSLANYGAVVAGEITPQVVSSQAEYVQGFFAGKTKFPVLLPKMTDCTLVGGVLNDFGGEALAHVVYSYNSSDIIYVYEACWKTVLNGSPFHLGRDVVDELQRTQRYSTTTPDGRSLVLWTDGRTLCAAVSSIDVAALIACLDAAR, encoded by the coding sequence GTGGAGTGTAGGAAATATCAGGAGCATATCACCGCGGCGGTTGACAATGCTCTGGAAAAGACGGAGAGGGATGCGCTGGAACTGCATCTCGCTGATTGCCCCTCGTGCAGAAACGAATTTGAAGTGGAGAAGCTGACACGCAATCTTGTCAGAACGCGTTGTCAGCGCAAGCGGGCTCCGGGCCATGTGCTGCAGCATATATCTCAACAGCTTGAACAGGAAGCAAGCCACGGGAAGCCTGTTGCATGGTGGGGCTCCCTTGTTGAATCAACGTACTTTAAACCCGCAGTTGCCTTCGCTGCTGCTTGTGTCGCCATCATCTTCCTTGTAAACAATCCATCATTGAACAGTCCGAGAGTGATCGAAGCATCACTTCTTCCCCAGAATGACATCATCAAACAATCGCTTGCCAACTATGGTGCGGTGGTCGCGGGAGAAATAACCCCGCAAGTGGTTTCCAGTCAGGCCGAATATGTTCAGGGATTCTTTGCGGGAAAGACGAAATTCCCTGTGTTGTTGCCAAAGATGACGGATTGTACATTGGTGGGCGGTGTACTCAACGATTTCGGCGGCGAAGCGCTGGCTCACGTCGTGTACAGCTACAACAGTTCGGACATCATTTATGTATATGAGGCCTGTTGGAAGACCGTCCTGAATGGTTCGCCATTCCATCTCGGCCGGGATGTTGTTGATGAACTGCAGCGCACACAACGGTACAGTACAACCACTCCCGATGGACGCTCGCTTGTATTATGGACTGACGGCAGAACTCTTTGTGCTGCTGTCTCCAGCATTGATGTTGCCGCACTCATTGCGTGCCTCGACGCGGCCCGATAG
- a CDS encoding universal stress protein, whose product MYSRILVPTDFSKSSFVAFKPALEVAKRFKAKIYLLHVTEEVPVYAYRIGISQSEFSERFLEHAANEMRKAAKRLGDPGAELLIRRGVVLNEILSIVKDKKIDLIVMSTHGRTGLAHAVVGSIAEKVVRRAPCQVLTVKPK is encoded by the coding sequence ATGTACTCGCGCATACTCGTCCCTACCGATTTTTCCAAATCATCCTTCGTTGCATTCAAACCTGCTCTCGAAGTAGCAAAACGGTTCAAGGCTAAAATCTATCTGTTGCATGTTACGGAGGAAGTGCCTGTCTATGCATATCGCATCGGCATTTCCCAGAGTGAATTCAGTGAACGCTTTCTTGAACACGCGGCAAATGAAATGCGCAAAGCAGCGAAACGTCTCGGCGACCCCGGGGCCGAGTTGCTGATTCGACGGGGTGTGGTGCTGAACGAGATTCTGAGCATCGTGAAAGATAAGAAGATCGACTTGATAGTCATGAGCACACATGGCCGGACGGGACTTGCGCACGCCGTTGTCGGAAGTATTGCAGAAAAAGTCGTGCGCCGAGCACCATGCCAGGTGCTGACCGTCAAGCCGAAGTAG
- the lon gene encoding endopeptidase La — protein sequence MQSDSLPGGGPLYSDQLDAIPNQLPVLPLRDVVVFPYMIFPVLVGRESSLKAVNEALERDKFIFLAAQRNSVTEEPGIEDIYHEGTIAKIIQILKLPNGLMKILVDGVVQASVKRFISNGKFLEAELQINFDHVVMDSELDALLRHTSSLFAEYVHLNRNVPSEVLLAFENTKDVQRKVFYIASNILQNVDVKQKVLQITATREQLHELIRILNSENDVLKIEKEIDSKVHDNIAKSQRKFFIQEQIRILQDELGDEDSSPELLKLRDDIRKAKMPKPVEEKAAEEFGKLKKTPPLSPESTVIRSYLDWMVNVPWHKRTKDNLNVEHVKAILDEDHFGLDKPKERILEHIAVLNLVREMKGQILCFVGPPGVGKTSLAKSIARALGRKLVRISLGGVRDEAEIRGHRRTYIGSMPGKIIQSMKRAGVINPVILLDEVDKMSMDFRGDPSSALLEVLDPEQNSTFNDHYLDVDYDLSHVMFITTANVRYQIPLPLQDRMEIIELAGYLQHDKREIAKRHILPKQLEEHGLTKNNIEFQDTAIDRVIAAYTREAGVRNLERELASVCRKIAKEIVVGNQKNGKKERQSTVPAVTPEKVEEYLGVPKFRSRLRAETNRVGSVTGLAWTSVGGDILHVDVTIMNGKDKLTLTGQLGDVMKESAQAALSYLRSNAESLGLGADFYRDKEIHIHLPEGAIPKDGPSAGITMVMAMYSAVSGKPARAEVAMTGEITLRGEVLAIGGLNEKLIAAQRSGITTVLIPQENVKDLTEIQAKVKEGLSIIPINKIEEALQYVFP from the coding sequence ATGCAATCAGATTCGCTACCAGGAGGCGGGCCGCTGTACAGCGATCAGCTCGACGCGATTCCCAATCAATTACCGGTTTTGCCGCTTCGCGATGTTGTGGTCTTCCCGTATATGATTTTCCCCGTGCTTGTGGGGCGTGAGTCGTCACTCAAGGCCGTAAACGAAGCTCTTGAGCGCGACAAGTTCATTTTTCTCGCTGCGCAGCGCAACTCTGTGACGGAAGAACCCGGCATCGAGGATATCTATCACGAAGGCACGATAGCGAAGATCATTCAGATCCTCAAACTTCCCAATGGTTTAATGAAGATTCTGGTTGATGGTGTTGTCCAAGCCTCAGTCAAACGATTCATCTCCAACGGCAAATTTCTCGAAGCTGAACTCCAGATCAATTTCGACCACGTGGTAATGGACTCGGAACTCGATGCGCTATTGCGTCATACGTCGAGCTTGTTTGCGGAGTATGTTCATCTCAACCGCAATGTGCCGAGCGAAGTATTGCTTGCGTTCGAGAACACGAAAGACGTACAGCGAAAGGTGTTCTACATCGCGTCGAACATCCTGCAGAATGTGGATGTCAAGCAGAAAGTCCTGCAAATCACCGCGACGCGCGAGCAACTGCACGAGTTGATACGGATTCTGAATTCCGAAAACGATGTTCTCAAAATTGAGAAGGAGATTGATTCGAAGGTTCATGACAACATTGCCAAGTCGCAGCGGAAGTTCTTCATCCAGGAACAGATCAGGATCCTTCAGGATGAATTGGGAGATGAAGACTCCTCTCCCGAGCTCCTGAAGCTTCGCGACGATATCAGGAAAGCAAAGATGCCGAAACCGGTGGAGGAAAAGGCCGCCGAAGAGTTCGGAAAATTGAAGAAAACACCGCCCCTCTCACCTGAATCGACCGTCATCCGGAGCTATCTCGACTGGATGGTAAATGTTCCGTGGCACAAGCGAACCAAGGACAACCTGAATGTTGAACACGTCAAAGCAATTCTGGATGAAGATCATTTCGGACTCGACAAGCCGAAAGAGAGAATCCTGGAACACATCGCCGTACTGAATCTTGTACGCGAAATGAAGGGGCAGATCCTGTGCTTTGTCGGCCCGCCCGGTGTCGGCAAAACGTCCCTTGCGAAATCAATCGCCCGAGCGCTTGGGCGCAAGCTTGTGCGCATTTCACTCGGTGGCGTACGCGACGAGGCGGAAATTCGAGGGCATCGCAGAACGTACATCGGATCCATGCCCGGCAAAATCATCCAATCAATGAAACGGGCCGGTGTCATCAATCCTGTGATTCTGCTGGATGAAGTTGACAAGATGAGCATGGATTTCCGCGGTGATCCTTCATCCGCACTGCTTGAGGTTCTTGATCCCGAACAAAACTCAACGTTCAACGATCACTATCTCGATGTTGACTACGATCTCTCGCATGTCATGTTCATTACAACGGCAAACGTCCGGTATCAAATACCGCTGCCATTGCAGGATCGGATGGAGATTATCGAGCTTGCGGGGTACCTGCAGCACGACAAGCGCGAAATTGCGAAGCGACATATTCTTCCGAAGCAGTTGGAAGAGCATGGCCTCACAAAGAACAACATCGAATTTCAGGACACTGCGATAGATCGAGTCATCGCAGCGTACACGCGAGAGGCGGGCGTGCGCAATCTCGAACGTGAACTGGCATCGGTTTGCCGGAAAATCGCGAAGGAAATCGTTGTGGGAAACCAGAAGAACGGGAAGAAAGAAAGGCAGAGTACGGTTCCTGCGGTAACTCCCGAAAAGGTGGAAGAGTATCTTGGCGTTCCCAAGTTCCGCAGCCGGTTGCGAGCCGAGACGAACCGCGTCGGTTCGGTAACAGGGCTGGCATGGACGAGTGTCGGCGGCGACATTCTGCATGTTGATGTGACTATCATGAACGGGAAGGACAAGCTGACGCTGACCGGGCAATTGGGCGACGTGATGAAAGAGTCGGCGCAAGCGGCCCTCAGTTATCTTCGGTCCAATGCCGAGTCGCTTGGACTTGGGGCCGACTTCTACAGAGACAAAGAGATTCACATTCACTTACCTGAAGGTGCAATACCGAAAGACGGGCCGTCGGCAGGCATAACAATGGTTATGGCGATGTACTCCGCTGTGAGCGGCAAACCTGCACGGGCTGAAGTGGCGATGACGGGTGAAATTACGTTGCGCGGCGAAGTTCTGGCCATCGGCGGGTTGAATGAAAAGCTTATTGCTGCACAGCGAAGCGGCATTACCACGGTTCTGATTCCTCAGGAGAATGTGAAGGACCTGACGGAAATTCAGGCGAAGGTGAAGGAAGGATTGTCGATCATTCCGATCAACAAAATCGAGGAAGCGCTTCAATACGTCTTCCCGTGA